The Symphalangus syndactylus isolate Jambi chromosome 23, NHGRI_mSymSyn1-v2.1_pri, whole genome shotgun sequence genome has a window encoding:
- the AIF1 gene encoding allograft inflammatory factor 1 isoform X1 — translation MSQTRDLQGGKAFGLLKAQQEERLDEINKQFLDDPKYSSDEDLPSKLEGFKEKYMEFDLNGNGDIDIMSLKRMLEKLGVPKTHLELKKLIGEVSSGSGETFSYPDFLRMMLGKRSAILKMILMYEEKAREKEKPTGPPAKKAISELP, via the exons ATGAGCCAAACCAGGGATTTACAGG GAGGAAAAGCTTTTGGACTGCTGAAGGCCCAGCAGGAAGAGAGGCTGGATGAGATCAACAAG CAATTCCTAGACGATCCCAAATATAGCAGTGATGAGGATCTGCCCTCCAAACTGGAAGGCTTCAAAG AAAAATACATGGAGTTTGACCTTAATGGAAATGGTGATATTG ATATCATGTCCCTGAAGCGAATGCTGGAGAAACTTGGGGTCCCCAAGACTCACCTAGAGCTAAAGAAATTAATTGGAGAGGTGTCCAGTGGCTCCGGGGAGACGTTCAGCTACCCTGACTTTCTCAGGATGATGCTGGGCAAGAGATCTGCCATCCTAAAAAT GATCCTGATGTATGAGGAAAAAgcgagagaaaaggaaaagccaACAGGCCCCCCAGCCAAGAAAGCTATCTCTGAGTTGCCCTGA
- the AIF1 gene encoding allograft inflammatory factor 1 isoform X2 encodes MSQTRDLQGGKAFGLLKAQQEERLDEINKQFLDDPKYSSDEDLPSKLEGFKDIMSLKRMLEKLGVPKTHLELKKLIGEVSSGSGETFSYPDFLRMMLGKRSAILKMILMYEEKAREKEKPTGPPAKKAISELP; translated from the exons ATGAGCCAAACCAGGGATTTACAGG GAGGAAAAGCTTTTGGACTGCTGAAGGCCCAGCAGGAAGAGAGGCTGGATGAGATCAACAAG CAATTCCTAGACGATCCCAAATATAGCAGTGATGAGGATCTGCCCTCCAAACTGGAAGGCTTCAAAG ATATCATGTCCCTGAAGCGAATGCTGGAGAAACTTGGGGTCCCCAAGACTCACCTAGAGCTAAAGAAATTAATTGGAGAGGTGTCCAGTGGCTCCGGGGAGACGTTCAGCTACCCTGACTTTCTCAGGATGATGCTGGGCAAGAGATCTGCCATCCTAAAAAT GATCCTGATGTATGAGGAAAAAgcgagagaaaaggaaaagccaACAGGCCCCCCAGCCAAGAAAGCTATCTCTGAGTTGCCCTGA